One Thermanaerothrix sp. genomic window carries:
- a CDS encoding transglycosylase SLT domain-containing protein, with translation MSRTKYIAYTIEQARKQGIPPEILTGLIQIESGYNPNAVGDGGKAVGIAQIWPETAKELGLENRYDPFASIEAAATYLKKQYQRLGDWRKAVDAYQGVRKSPSRFDKIVAEGKKILGEEKKEESGIWDFEKGVKKVLEDIVNAIPILREAKEKTEPVRKVLEVDEKKIGQWAMILGAWLLVGLLIFLGIWAMVNER, from the coding sequence ATGAGTCGGACAAAGTACATCGCTTACACGATTGAGCAAGCAAGGAAACAAGGAATACCTCCAGAAATCCTGACCGGTCTTATTCAGATAGAGAGCGGATATAATCCTAATGCGGTGGGTGATGGGGGGAAGGCCGTAGGGATTGCTCAGATTTGGCCGGAAACCGCTAAAGAGCTTGGGTTAGAGAACCGGTATGATCCTTTTGCTTCGATTGAAGCCGCGGCAACGTATCTTAAGAAGCAATATCAGCGGCTGGGGGACTGGAGGAAGGCGGTAGATGCCTACCAAGGGGTAAGAAAATCACCCTCGCGGTTCGATAAGATAGTTGCTGAAGGGAAAAAGATTTTAGGGGAAGAAAAGAAAGAGGAAAGCGGTATTTGGGATTTCGAAAAGGGGGTTAAGAAAGTACTTGAGGATATTGTAAACGCCATCCCTATCCTTAGGGAGGCGAAAGAAAAGACAGAACCCGTAAGAAAGGTTTTAGAGGTTGATGAAAAGAAAATCGGTCAATGGGCCATGATATTAGGAGCGTGGCTATTAGTAGGGTTACTCATCTTTTTAGGCATTTGGGCGATGGTCAATGAGCGATGA